GTTGTATAATTCCAAAATGACATTAGCATTCCGAAATCGACAGAGTTTACCAAATTATCATTATTTAAATCGGCAGATTTATAAGTTTTAGCGCTTGGCAAGTTGGAAATAGCGCCGGTATTACCGCTTGCGTCAATAGCCTTAATTGCAAAATAATAAGTCGTGGCCCCCGTAAGTCCGGTTAGGGTCATCGATTCTGCGCCACCATTTGCTTTTGGCGAAGGCTCACCGGTTGCTTGAGTGGCTAAAGAAAAATTAGCAGCAGTTATTGCGGATGTCGAATATCTTGCATCATAGCTGGCAGCTGTTCCGGAATTGCCATTATCTCCTACTGCAGTCCAATTAAGAGTCATCGACCTGGCATTGATCGGAACTGCCGACAAAGTAGTAATGGGAGCGGGAGAAATTGAGTCAGATGGCGTAGCAGAAGCTTGGGAGCCACTTGCATAATTCAACAGAGCGTCGTGAGAAAAAGCTTTATAATAATATGTGACCCCATTGGTTAACCCTGTATTATTATAACTAGTTCCAATATTATCGTAAACCACAGTACCGTCTGTAGGTGAAGCCGGATATGATCCCGTCTTTCTTAAAATCGTTACACCGGAAAAATCAGCTCCGGGGTTGGTCCAGTTTAAAGAAACCTGGCTATTGCCTGCAGTTGCCGTAAAGCTTGAAACATTCATAGGAGGAGTGCCATCCAAAGCATACCTGCCATTATCAACACCGGAAATAATATCCGTGCCTAGCCCATCGTTTAAAATTATATTGGACTCATTAGTGGAACCAGCAGTAAAATCGAAACTAAAATTATCCGTCGATGGGGCGGAGTCAGATAAACCTTGCATGTTCAAAGTTGCAACCTTTCCATTGGTCGTATTGATCCCCGGAGTAGGAATACCTCGAACAATTTCTATTTTACCATTCACATTATCTACAACATTTCTTGCCTCTGAGGTAAGGATCGAGCCGGAAGTATCAACTGAAACTACCTGAAATAAACTGGGGTTATAATTCAGATATGCAGCCACAGCTACTACGTTTTGGCCATGAGTATTTACTAAAATATCTACCGAATAAGTGCTGCCTACCTTATACGTACCCGTATTGGAACTAAGGCTCAAAGTCGCATTATTTGTATTGCCAACCAGGCTTGCCTCACTCATATAAGGAACCGCCGGAAATATCAAAAGCGTGATTAAACAAAATATGATTAATTTATTTTTTGTTTTTTTTGCCATATAAATATTTTAATTAATGAATATTTTTGACCCCTGAGTTGTACTTAAAATGTTTGTTCCTTTTTTATCATCGATAATGATAGTGGAATAAAGAGAAGATCCCTTTGTAAAATCGAAAGAAATATTTTCTAGAATAGGATTGGTCTTTTCAAGCGCCTTGAAATGGATAGTGGCCACCTTTGCGGCATTATCCCTGACTCCTGGAGTCGGCTTACCTATAGTTATTTTGATCTTGCCCTGTTCATTATTAACTTCTTTTTCCGCATCCATGATAAAAGCGGAATCGGAAGTATCGATCGATACAGCCTGCATCGCGCTTTTATTAAAACTTAAGTAAGCCGCCGTTGCCACGACGTCGCTGCCCGCAGTGTTCACCAAGACATCAACCGTGAATTCATCTCCCACGCTATACCTGCCTTCTTTTGGCGAAACATACAAAAATGATTTCGGCTGTCCCGGAGCTTTCGAATAAAAAGTATCGGCTGGTTCATAATAATTTAACGAATTTAGCAATACGACAACCGTAGAAGTGAGTATAAGAGCAAATGCAACCAATAAATAAACAAAAAACCTTAAATTGCTCATCTTTTGGTTTAGAACTTGAATTATCGCTTTCATGATGTGTTTTTTATTATGGATTAAATAATATCTATTATAACATTTTTAATAAAAATAGGCTATTTTTACATTCCCTTCAAGCGCACATTACCTTGTCCACTTACTCAACAGAATTCCAAAGTCAACGGAGTTGACTATACCATCCTGGTTAAGATCAGATTTGGGTTTGGTTGTGTAATTCCAGAAGCTCATGAGCATGCCAAGATCGACGGAATTGACGATATTATCGGA
This genomic window from Candidatus Paceibacterota bacterium contains:
- a CDS encoding cohesin domain-containing protein — protein: MKAIIQVLNQKMSNLRFFVYLLVAFALILTSTVVVLLNSLNYYEPADTFYSKAPGQPKSFLYVSPKEGRYSVGDEFTVDVLVNTAGSDVVATAAYLSFNKSAMQAVSIDTSDSAFIMDAEKEVNNEQGKIKITIGKPTPGVRDNAAKVATIHFKALEKTNPILENISFDFTKGSSLYSTIIIDDKKGTNILSTTQGSKIFIN
- a CDS encoding cohesin domain-containing protein gives rise to the protein MAKKTKNKLIIFCLITLLIFPAVPYMSEASLVGNTNNATLSLSSNTGTYKVGSTYSVDILVNTHGQNVVAVAAYLNYNPSLFQVVSVDTSGSILTSEARNVVDNVNGKIEIVRGIPTPGINTTNGKVATLNMQGLSDSAPSTDNFSFDFTAGSTNESNIILNDGLGTDIISGVDNGRYALDGTPPMNVSSFTATAGNSQVSLNWTNPGADFSGVTILRKTGSYPASPTDGTVVYDNIGTSYNNTGLTNGVTYYYKAFSHDALLNYASGSQASATPSDSISPAPITTLSAVPINARSMTLNWTAVGDNGNSGTAASYDARYSTSAITAANFSLATQATGEPSPKANGGAESMTLTGLTGATTYYFAIKAIDASGNTGAISNLPSAKTYKSADLNNDNLVNSVDFGMLMSFWNYTTRPIADINQDGYVNSVDFGMMMSQWG